One window of the Desulfovibrio desulfuricans genome contains the following:
- a CDS encoding transporter substrate-binding domain-containing protein: protein MQFFFSRLGFILAVMLLTAALPQSLYAQQTDNTLETIKKSGVISIAVPQDFPPFGSVGADMQPVGYDIDTARLIAKSLGVKVKLVPVTSTNRIPYLTTGKVDLVISSLGKNAEREKAIDFSAAYAPFFNGVFGPADLNVATAEELAGKTIAVTRGAVEDMELTKIAPASTEIRRFEDNSSTIAAYLSGQVQMVATGNVVAASINGQNPAKKLEVKFLIKNSPCYIGLNKNQPELQKAVDDIITQAKKDGQLEAIAQTWLHTSLPKDF from the coding sequence ATGCAATTTTTTTTCAGCCGCCTTGGCTTCATCCTGGCCGTCATGCTGCTGACCGCAGCCCTGCCGCAATCCCTTTACGCTCAGCAAACGGATAACACGCTTGAAACAATAAAAAAGTCAGGAGTTATCTCCATTGCTGTTCCACAGGACTTCCCCCCATTTGGTTCTGTGGGCGCAGATATGCAGCCTGTGGGTTACGACATTGATACTGCCCGGCTTATTGCAAAAAGCCTGGGCGTCAAGGTGAAGCTTGTGCCGGTTACCAGCACAAACCGCATTCCTTACCTTACCACAGGCAAGGTTGATCTGGTCATTTCCTCACTGGGCAAAAACGCCGAGCGCGAGAAAGCCATAGACTTTTCAGCGGCCTACGCGCCTTTCTTTAATGGCGTCTTTGGCCCCGCGGATCTCAATGTCGCCACGGCAGAAGAACTGGCGGGCAAGACCATTGCGGTGACCCGTGGCGCTGTTGAGGACATGGAACTGACCAAGATTGCGCCCGCTTCCACAGAAATCCGCCGGTTTGAGGACAACAGCTCGACCATCGCCGCCTACCTTTCCGGCCAGGTGCAGATGGTTGCCACAGGCAACGTTGTGGCGGCTTCCATCAACGGACAAAATCCTGCCAAAAAGCTGGAAGTCAAATTCCTCATCAAAAACTCGCCCTGCTACATCGGGCTGAACAAAAACCAGCCGGAACTGCAAAAGGCAGTGGACGACATTATCACCCAGGCCAAGAAGGACGGGCAGCTTGAAGCCATTGCGCAAACATGGCTGCACACCTCTCTGCCGAAGGATTTTTAA
- a CDS encoding FadR/GntR family transcriptional regulator encodes MCPKLQENLDKTTKLWKSSSEEAAERILSMILDNNWQEGHKLPPQRALAETLGVSRPTVREALVILETMGKVNIQPGKGVFLVTRAQEGLPAAPVTRFDRSFIAGKETQIFQFRHAIEPAIAALVALNATQAQIDDMAAMLDDMKQASVRGDVQHFAQLDFAFHTQMIEAANNPFFIEAMRPFFDLFSESQRLPFSNQEGLVDTMREHAALLEHLRSRNSHGARLAMEEHVVATAARAGVRISSW; translated from the coding sequence ATGTGCCCTAAATTACAGGAAAATTTAGATAAAACTACAAAATTGTGGAAATCTAGCTCTGAAGAAGCTGCTGAAAGAATTTTATCAATGATTTTAGATAATAACTGGCAAGAAGGGCATAAATTGCCCCCACAGCGCGCGCTTGCAGAAACCCTGGGGGTCAGCCGACCCACAGTACGAGAGGCTCTGGTTATTCTGGAGACCATGGGCAAGGTGAACATTCAGCCCGGCAAGGGGGTGTTTCTGGTGACCCGCGCTCAGGAAGGACTGCCTGCGGCTCCTGTTACGCGGTTTGACCGGTCATTTATTGCGGGTAAAGAAACGCAGATTTTTCAGTTCAGGCATGCCATAGAACCGGCCATTGCCGCCCTTGTGGCCCTGAACGCCACGCAGGCCCAGATTGACGACATGGCAGCAATGCTCGACGATATGAAGCAGGCCAGCGTTCGCGGTGACGTGCAGCATTTTGCCCAACTGGATTTCGCTTTTCATACCCAGATGATTGAAGCGGCCAATAACCCTTTTTTCATTGAGGCCATGCGGCCATTCTTTGATCTGTTTTCAGAAAGCCAGCGGCTGCCTTTTTCCAATCAGGAAGGGCTGGTGGACACCATGCGTGAGCATGCGGCGCTGCTGGAGCATTTGCGGTCGCGGAACTCGCACGGAGCGCGTTTGGCTATGGAAGAGCATGTTGTCGCCACTGCCGCCAGAGCCGGGGTGCGTATTTCTTCTTGGTGA
- a CDS encoding amino acid ABC transporter permease produces MISFSIWDMVRHLLTGAGWTIVLSVIAFALGGVMGLIVLFVRISPKAQLRALAMMYIEFFQDTPLLMQFFLIFFGLALFGVDISPLAAATLGLTFFTSAYLAEIWRGCVEALPKGQWEASACLAMNRYEQLRHVILPQALRIAIPPTVGFSVQVVKGTAVASIIGLVEITKTGTMIANATFRPLLVYGLVAAGYFLMCYPLSAFARRIERRLHVAGRR; encoded by the coding sequence ATGATCAGCTTCTCTATCTGGGACATGGTGCGCCATCTGCTTACGGGCGCTGGCTGGACAATCGTTCTGTCTGTCATCGCTTTCGCGCTTGGCGGCGTCATGGGCCTTATTGTGCTTTTTGTGCGCATTTCGCCCAAGGCCCAGCTGCGTGCCCTGGCCATGATGTATATTGAGTTTTTTCAGGATACGCCGCTGCTTATGCAGTTTTTTCTTATCTTTTTCGGACTGGCCCTGTTTGGCGTGGATATTTCGCCCCTGGCCGCCGCTACGCTGGGCCTTACGTTCTTTACCAGCGCGTACCTTGCTGAAATCTGGCGCGGATGCGTTGAGGCGCTGCCCAAGGGTCAATGGGAGGCATCGGCGTGCCTTGCCATGAACCGTTACGAGCAGCTGCGTCACGTCATTCTGCCCCAGGCCTTGCGCATAGCCATCCCCCCGACTGTGGGCTTTTCAGTACAGGTCGTCAAAGGAACAGCCGTAGCCTCGATCATCGGCCTTGTGGAAATAACCAAAACCGGAACCATGATCGCCAACGCAACCTTCAGGCCGCTGCTGGTCTACGGCCTTGTGGCTGCGGGTTATTTTCTCATGTGCTATCCGCTGTCGGCCTTTGCCCGTCGCATCGAAAGGAGGCTCCATGTCGCTGGTCGTCGTTGA
- a CDS encoding amino acid ABC transporter ATP-binding protein produces MSLVVVDELHKQFGETKVLRGVNLTVEEGDVVAVIGRSGSGKSTFLRILNGLETFDAGFVKIDGDRVRGLENDLRPLRLKVGMVFQQFNLFPHLTAGENVMLAPRIVKKEPEAEVRELAAEMLARVGLADKFNAFPDQLSGGQQQRVAIARALAMRPKMLLCDEITSALDPELVGEVLEVVRKLAAEGMTLIMVTHEMRFAREVGNKLVFMHQGKVHEAGAPKALFAKPGTPELASFIQTVN; encoded by the coding sequence ATGTCGCTGGTCGTCGTTGATGAGCTGCACAAGCAGTTCGGTGAAACCAAGGTTCTGCGCGGGGTCAACCTCACGGTGGAAGAAGGCGACGTTGTGGCCGTCATTGGCCGCAGCGGGTCTGGCAAGAGCACGTTTCTGCGCATTCTCAACGGGCTGGAAACCTTTGATGCGGGTTTTGTGAAGATTGACGGCGACCGCGTCCGGGGGCTGGAAAACGACTTGCGCCCTCTCCGGCTCAAGGTGGGCATGGTCTTTCAGCAGTTCAACCTCTTTCCCCACCTTACGGCGGGGGAAAACGTCATGCTGGCCCCGCGCATTGTCAAAAAAGAACCGGAGGCCGAGGTGCGGGAGCTTGCCGCAGAAATGCTCGCACGGGTGGGCCTTGCCGACAAGTTCAACGCCTTTCCCGATCAGTTGTCTGGCGGGCAGCAGCAGCGGGTGGCCATTGCCCGTGCGCTTGCCATGCGCCCCAAGATGTTGCTGTGCGATGAAATAACCTCCGCCCTTGATCCCGAGCTGGTGGGCGAGGTTCTTGAAGTTGTGCGCAAGCTTGCGGCGGAAGGCATGACCCTGATCATGGTCACTCACGAAATGCGCTTTGCGCGCGAAGTAGGCAATAAACTGGTGTTCATGCACCAGGGCAAGGTTCACGAGGCCGGGGCCCCCAAGGCGCTTTTTGCCAAGC
- a CDS encoding amino acid ABC transporter permease, with protein MAYQFTFEPIAANWPLLVQGAALTLALTAVSATVGLAVGILGAVSREWRLPFLHSFFTAYVECVRNTPFIVQLYFIYFGLPALGVRLNGWEASVLAMVVNLGAYSTEIVRAGVAAVPKGLIEAADSLAMSRWQCLRHVILRPALKTVWPALCSQIVIVMLGSSVCSQIAAEELTFEANLIQSRTFRAFEVYLASTLMYLALAIAVRKSLHAFGKHYIRRGRA; from the coding sequence ATGGCCTATCAGTTTACCTTCGAGCCCATTGCGGCAAACTGGCCATTGCTGGTTCAGGGGGCGGCACTGACGCTGGCCCTCACGGCGGTCAGCGCCACGGTGGGCCTTGCCGTGGGCATTTTGGGAGCGGTTTCGCGCGAGTGGCGGTTACCTTTTTTGCACTCGTTTTTTACCGCCTATGTGGAATGCGTCCGCAACACGCCCTTTATTGTGCAGTTGTACTTCATATACTTCGGCCTGCCCGCCCTTGGGGTGCGGCTGAACGGATGGGAAGCCTCCGTGCTGGCAATGGTCGTCAACCTTGGCGCATACTCGACCGAGATCGTCCGGGCTGGCGTGGCGGCTGTGCCCAAGGGCCTGATTGAAGCCGCAGACTCCCTGGCCATGAGCCGTTGGCAGTGCCTGCGCCACGTGATCCTGCGCCCGGCGCTCAAAACCGTGTGGCCCGCCCTGTGCAGCCAGATTGTCATTGTCATGTTGGGGTCTTCGGTATGTTCGCAGATCGCCGCCGAGGAGCTGACCTTTGAGGCCAACCTGATCCAGAGCCGCACGTTCCGCGCCTTTGAGGTCTACCTCGCCAGCACGCTCATGTACCTTGCCCTGGCCATCGCCGTGCGCAAGAGCCTGCATGCCTTTGGCAAGCACTATATCCGCAGGGGGCGTGCATGA